A region from the Pelobates fuscus isolate aPelFus1 chromosome 3, aPelFus1.pri, whole genome shotgun sequence genome encodes:
- the LOC134601963 gene encoding olfactory receptor 11L1-like — MGFQNLHNFKIPFFILLFKIYIMTISANFLIVLLVSISTTLHTPMYFFLSHLSLCDMLFSTSIIPKMLHIVLEEGGTISLNACFIQIQIFGSCCIAECYLLTVMSYDRYVAICNPLLYSSIVDVKLCTRLVIISWMLGFLFALIACVLVGSLDFCNHNIIDHFFCDFIPVLELSCSDTSIAEMESLLVTPFILLFPFLFVFVTYVHIFFTIFGISSTTGRQKTFSTCGSHLTVVSLFYGTLLSIYYSPSRGYVLNINKFVSLFYTVFTPLFNPIIYSLRNKEIRKACYICLRVKQI, encoded by the coding sequence ATGGGATTCCAAAATCTACACAACTTCAAGATTCCATTTTTCATtcttctttttaaaatatatatcatgACGATAAGTGCAAACTTTCTCATTGTCCTCCTGGTATCAATCAGCACTACCCTGCACACCCCGATGTACTTTTTTCTCTCACATTTGTCTTTGTGTGATATGCTGTTCTCCACAAGTATTATACCCAAGATGTTGCATATTGTACTAGAAGAGGGCGGCACAATATCATTGAATGCCTGCTTTATTCAAATTCAAATTTTTGGTAGCTGTTGCATAGCAGAGTGCTACCTACTAACAGTGATGTCCTATGATCGATATGTAGCTATTTGTAACCCATTGCTTTATTCCTCCATCGTAGACGTTAAATTGTGTACCAGACTTGTTATCATTTCTTGGATGCTTGGGTTCCTGTTTGCCCTAATTGCTTGTGTTTTGGTTGGTAGCTTAGATTTTTGTAATCACAACATCATTGATCACTTCTTTTGCGATTTCATCCCCGTTTTGGAGCTTTCGTGCTCAGATACGTCTATAGCTGAAATGGAATCCTTATTGGTCACCCCTTTTATTCTTCTCTTCccatttctgtttgtttttgttacatATGTCCATATCTTTTTCACCATCTTTGGAATCTCCTCAACCACTGGGAGGCAGAAAACCTTCTCCACCTGTGGCTCCCATTTAACCGTTGTGAGCTTGTTTTATGGAACACTACTTAGTATATATTACAGCCCATCCAGAGGATATGTCTTAAATATCAACAAGTTTGTTTCTCTCTTCTATACTGTGTTTACCCCATTGTTCAACCCCATTATATATAGTTTAAGAAATAAGGAAATCAGAAAAGCTTGTTATATATGTCTAAGAGTAAAGCAAATCTAA